One window of the Triticum dicoccoides isolate Atlit2015 ecotype Zavitan chromosome 3B, WEW_v2.0, whole genome shotgun sequence genome contains the following:
- the LOC119276775 gene encoding DNA-directed RNA polymerase III subunit RPC3-like isoform X1 — translation MVSQHGILLAAGLISDHFGPLVAKVCDCLLRHGALQLTEIVRRLKLPQGQVKNSLLVLIQHNCVQAFSSPRGDRTITLYLAIFDNVLHRLRFSKFISIIRADIPESEALIEGLLQNGRLTFDQLVGRTISKVPEGTIRPAREEIRMNFNRLVYARYVERCPKAEPYFNPQEDEQSTGARRRVPKTAEEVLSLEQKVVNTATLSDPERFSEIPYSMEDASKTNDCPHNAVAGAKRKHGAFEVDEELNSTIAENEVLWRVNFEKFIFCLKKKFCADRKKPKLKVGTHPIWESFFEANLPDKDTNSVTSSINGILEKLGQKEGGAAMSIGDIKPVLLDLQCTTSDGEEFTFDLRKMVEACRNEEIESLVKKKYGQEAFTIFRLLVTQGCAVETDQIIDTTILDKQIVHSTLYKLWNDGYIDTEKIASAAGTGYAQFFVWRAKNTFREQFIDNLYHAALNLRQMVNYIAELLLEGSKDETKLRNRKNILILALTRHDDSLMLFHDF, via the exons atggTGTCGCAGCACGGCATCCTCCTCGCCGCGGGCCTCATATCCGACCACTTCGGCCCCCTCGTAGCG AAGGTGTGCGACTGCCTCCTCCGCCACGGGGCGCTGCAGCTGACGGAGATTGTGCGCCGTCTCAAGCTCCCGCAGGGGCAAGTGAAGAACTCTCTCCTCGTCCTCATCCAGCACAACTGCGTTCAGGCCTTCTCATCGCCCAGAG GCGATAGGACCATCACGCTCTACTTGGCCATCTTCGACAATGTCCTGCATCGGCTGCGCTTCTCAAAGTTCATCTCTATTATCCGCGCGGACATTCCAGAG TCAGAAGCTCTTATTGAGGGATTGCTTCAGAATGGTAGGCTAACATTTGACCAACTTGTGGGACGCACAATCTCTAAAGTGCCAGAAG GCACCATCCGACCAGCAAGGGAAGAAATACGAATGAACTTCAACAGACTTGTGTATGCACGTTATGTGGAACGTTGCCCAAAAGCTGAACCCTATTTCAATCCACAGGAAGATGAACAATCTACAGGTGCAAGGAGAAGAGTTCCAAAA ACTGCCGAGGAGGTTCTTTCACTTGAGCAGAAAGTTGTCAATACTGCAACCCTTTCTGATCCAGAAAGGTTTTCTGAGATCCCATACagcatggaggatgcatcaaaaacGAATGATTGTCCTCATAACGCTGTTGCGGGTGCTAAG CGGAAACACGGAGCCTTTGAGGTAGATGAAGAGCTCAACTCAACAATTGCAGAGAATGAAGTACTTTGGCGGGTAAATTTTGAGAAATTTATATTCTGTCTAAAGAAGAAG TTTTGTGCAGACCGAAAGAAGCCAAAGCTGAAGGTTGGCACACATCCTATCTGGGAGTCATTTTTTGAAGCTAACTTACCTGACAAAGATACAAACTCTG tgacatcatcaataaatgGTATTTTGGAGAAACTAGGACAAAAGGAAGGAGGTGCGGCAATGTCAATTGGTGACATAAAACCAGTCCTGCTGGATTTACAGTGTACTACTTCCGATGGGGAAGAATTTACTTTTG ATTTACGCAAAATGGTTGAAGCATGTAGAAATGAGGAG ATAGAGTCGCTTGTGAAAAAGAAATACGGGCAAGAAGCTTTTACAATCTTTAGGCTATTGGTCACACAAGGTTGTGCAGTTGAGACAGATCAA ATTATTGACACAACAATTCTGGACAAGCAGATTGTTCATTCAACTTTGTACAAACTATGGAACGACGGCTACATAGATACAGAG AAAATCGCTTCCGCAGCAGGAACAGGGTACGCACAGTTTTTTGTATGGAGAGCCAAAAATACATTTCGTGAGCAGTTCATCGATAATCTCTACCATGCTGCTTTGAACTTGCGCCAGATGGTGAATTACATTGCTGAACTTCTACTCGAG GGTTCGAAGGACGAAACAAAGCTGCGGAACAGAAAGAACATTTTGATCCTGGCCCTCACTAGACATGATGACTCTCTCATGCTGTTCCATGATTTTTGA
- the LOC119276775 gene encoding DNA-directed RNA polymerase III subunit RPC3-like isoform X2, with protein sequence MVSQHGILLAAGLISDHFGPLVAKVCDCLLRHGALQLTEIVRRLKLPQGQVKNSLLVLIQHNCVQAFSSPRGDRTITLYLAIFDNVLHRLRFSKFISIIRADIPESEALIEGLLQNGRLTFDQLVGRTISKVPEGTIRPAREEIRMNFNRLVYARYVERCPKAEPYFNPQEDEQSTGARRRVPKTAEEVLSLEQKVVNTATLSDPERFSEIPYSMEDASKTNDCPHNAVAGAKRKHGAFEVDEELNSTIAENEVLWRVNFEKFIFCLKKKFCADRKKPKLKVGTHPIWESFFEANLPDKDTNSVTSSINGILEKLGQKEGGAAMSIGDIKPVLLDLQCTTSDGEEFTFDLRKMVEACRNEEIESLVKKKYGQEAFTIFRLLVTQGCAVETDQIIDTTILDKQIVHSTLYKLWNDGYIDTEKIASAAGTGYAQFFVWRAKNTFREQFIDNLYHAALNLRQMVNYIAELLLEVII encoded by the exons atggTGTCGCAGCACGGCATCCTCCTCGCCGCGGGCCTCATATCCGACCACTTCGGCCCCCTCGTAGCG AAGGTGTGCGACTGCCTCCTCCGCCACGGGGCGCTGCAGCTGACGGAGATTGTGCGCCGTCTCAAGCTCCCGCAGGGGCAAGTGAAGAACTCTCTCCTCGTCCTCATCCAGCACAACTGCGTTCAGGCCTTCTCATCGCCCAGAG GCGATAGGACCATCACGCTCTACTTGGCCATCTTCGACAATGTCCTGCATCGGCTGCGCTTCTCAAAGTTCATCTCTATTATCCGCGCGGACATTCCAGAG TCAGAAGCTCTTATTGAGGGATTGCTTCAGAATGGTAGGCTAACATTTGACCAACTTGTGGGACGCACAATCTCTAAAGTGCCAGAAG GCACCATCCGACCAGCAAGGGAAGAAATACGAATGAACTTCAACAGACTTGTGTATGCACGTTATGTGGAACGTTGCCCAAAAGCTGAACCCTATTTCAATCCACAGGAAGATGAACAATCTACAGGTGCAAGGAGAAGAGTTCCAAAA ACTGCCGAGGAGGTTCTTTCACTTGAGCAGAAAGTTGTCAATACTGCAACCCTTTCTGATCCAGAAAGGTTTTCTGAGATCCCATACagcatggaggatgcatcaaaaacGAATGATTGTCCTCATAACGCTGTTGCGGGTGCTAAG CGGAAACACGGAGCCTTTGAGGTAGATGAAGAGCTCAACTCAACAATTGCAGAGAATGAAGTACTTTGGCGGGTAAATTTTGAGAAATTTATATTCTGTCTAAAGAAGAAG TTTTGTGCAGACCGAAAGAAGCCAAAGCTGAAGGTTGGCACACATCCTATCTGGGAGTCATTTTTTGAAGCTAACTTACCTGACAAAGATACAAACTCTG tgacatcatcaataaatgGTATTTTGGAGAAACTAGGACAAAAGGAAGGAGGTGCGGCAATGTCAATTGGTGACATAAAACCAGTCCTGCTGGATTTACAGTGTACTACTTCCGATGGGGAAGAATTTACTTTTG ATTTACGCAAAATGGTTGAAGCATGTAGAAATGAGGAG ATAGAGTCGCTTGTGAAAAAGAAATACGGGCAAGAAGCTTTTACAATCTTTAGGCTATTGGTCACACAAGGTTGTGCAGTTGAGACAGATCAA ATTATTGACACAACAATTCTGGACAAGCAGATTGTTCATTCAACTTTGTACAAACTATGGAACGACGGCTACATAGATACAGAG AAAATCGCTTCCGCAGCAGGAACAGGGTACGCACAGTTTTTTGTATGGAGAGCCAAAAATACATTTCGTGAGCAGTTCATCGATAATCTCTACCATGCTGCTTTGAACTTGCGCCAGATGGTGAATTACATTGCTGAACTTCTACTCGAGGTTATCATCTAA
- the LOC119276776 gene encoding 50S ribosomal protein L15-like, translating into MLRRASQLLRTIPTATVFPRRLPQPHRHPLPAPPAHLLPAPRQPSYFYATESAAAPAARPPKVPRPLRTAGSLLRLNDIRDNPGATQQKTRKGRGIGSGKGKTAGRGHKGQKARGTARFGFEGGQTPLRRRLPRRGFKNRFSLTFQPCGLGKIAKLINAGKIDSSELITMKTLKDTSAIGKQIKDGIRLMGRGAEEIKWPIHLEVSRATARAKAAVEAAGGTVRLVYYNKLGFRALLKPEWFAKKGRLIPKAARPPPKQRDKVDSIGRLPAPTKPLPFTSEELEFTAKREAAKVIAA; encoded by the exons ATGTTGCGCCGCGCCTCCCAGCTCCTCCGCACCATCCCCACCGCCACCGTGTTCCCCCGCCGCCTCCCGCAACCGCACCGGCACCCGCTTCCAGCCCCACCCGCCCATCTCCTCCCCGCCCCCAGGCAACCGTCGTACTTCTACGCCACCGAGtcagcggcggcgccggcggcgcggCCACCAAAGGTGCCGCGGCCACTGAGGACGGCGGGGAGCCTGCTGAGGCTGAACGACATCCGCGATAACCCCGGCGCGACGCAGCAGAAGACGCGCAAGGGCCGCGGGATCGGCTCCGGGAAGGGCAAGACGGCGGGGCGCGGGCACAAGGGCCAGAAGGCGCGCGGCACCGCTCGCTTCGGCTTCGAGGGCGGCCAGACCCCGctgcgccgccgtctcccccgccgcGGCTTCAAGAACCGCTTCTCACTCACGTTCCAG CCCTGTGGACTGGGGAAAATTGCGAAGCTCATCAATGCTGGAAAAATTGATTCCTCTGAATTGATCACAATGAAGACCCTGAAG GATACAAGTGCCATTGGGAAACAAATAAAGGATGGGATTCGGTTAATGGGCCGTGGTGCAGAAGAAATCAAATGGCCAATTCATCTCGAG GTATCAAGGGCGACTGCAAGGGCGAAAGCTGCAGTTGAAGCAGCAGGTGGAACTGTAAGATTGGTGTACTACAACAAGCTTGGGTTCAGGGCACTTCTCAAACCTGAGTGGTTTGCAAAGAAGGGCCGCCTTATACcaaaagcggcgaggcctccaccCAAGCAACGAGACAAGGTTGATAGCATTGGCCGACTACCTGCTCCCACAAAGCCACTTCCCTTCACATCGGAGGAATTAGAGTTTACTGCCAAGCGTGAAGCTGCTAAAGTGATCGCTGCATAG